One Alnus glutinosa chromosome 3, dhAlnGlut1.1, whole genome shotgun sequence genomic region harbors:
- the LOC133862542 gene encoding uncharacterized protein LOC133862542, protein MTVTQSSNQSDFQYDPEIERTLCRLRREARRNSEENDLALDFLFASDSDLKEEEIMAGNRTLKELAAPDLNQQPLCITFPTLDAATTFELKSGLIHLLPTFHGLAGEDPHKHLKELHVVCTSMKPTGVTEEQIKLRAFPFSLKDSAKDWLYYLPSGSITTWNEMKRLFLEKYFPASRASNIRKEICGVRQHNGESLHEYWECFKKLCASCPHHQINEQLLIQYFYEGLLPIDRNMIDVASGGALVDKTPEATRNFIANMAANSQQFGTRLDLPSKHVNEVNIYSLEQQIASLTSLVRQMAVGIMQTVKACGICSIVGHPTNMCPTLQEEPIEQVNAASGFPGQPQRKYDPYSSTYNPRWRDHPNLSYENPQVNQPATQTHPSYQQYKQPYPLRQQSGQISNSGMSLDDIVKSLATNTLQFQ, encoded by the coding sequence atgactGTAACTCAATCTTCTAACCAAAGTGATTTTCAGTACGATCCAGAAATAGAAAGAACTTTGTGCAGGTTAAGGAGGGAAGCTCGGAGAAATTCTGAAGAGAACGATTTGGCTCTTGACTTCCTATTTGCTAGCGATTCTGATTTAAAAGAGGAGGAAATCATGGCTGGAAATCGAACTTTGAAAGAGCTTGCTGCTCCGGATTTGAATCAACAACCTTTATGCATAACGTTCCCTACTTTAGATGCTGCTActacttttgaattaaaatctggACTAATACATCTCTTGCCCACTTTTCATGGCCTCGCAGGTGAAGATCCTCACAAGCATTTAAAGGAGCTTCATGTGGTATGTACGAGTATGAAACCCACAGGGGTAACTGAGGAGCAAATTAAATTGAGAGCCTTTCCGTTTTCTTTGAAAGATTCGGCTAAGGATTGGCTCTATTATCTACCCTCCGGGAGTATTACCACATGGAACGAGATGAAGAGACTGTTTTTGGAGAAATATTTCCCAGCTTCAAGGGCGTCCAACATTCGAAAAGAAATTTGTGGTGTAAGGCAGCACAACGGAGAGTCCTTGCACGAATACTgggaatgttttaaaaaattgtgtgcaAGTTGTCCCCATCACCAAATCAATGAGCAATTACTCATCCAATATTTCTATGAGGGACTTCTACCCATTGATAGGAACATGATTGATGTTGCTAGTGGAGGAGCTTTAGTGGATAAAACTCCCGAAGCCACGAGAAACTTTATCGCAAATATGGCGGCCAATTCTCAACAATTTGGGACTAGGCTTGACCTTCCATCTAAGCATGTTAATGAGGTAAATATTTATtcccttgaacaacaaattgcaAGTCTGACTTCTCTTGTTCGTCAAATGGCTGTAGGTATTATGCAAACGGTGAAAGCTTGTGGAATTTGTTCAATAGTAGGGCATCCAACCAATATGTGCCCAACTCTTCAAGAGGAGCCCATTGAGCAAGTGAATGCGGCAAGTGGTTTTCCTGGACAACCGCAAAGGAAATATGATCCCTATTCGAGCACGTATAACCCAAGATGGAGGGATCACCCCAATCTCAGCTATGAGAACCCACAAGTAAACCAGCCCGCGACTCAAACCCACCCAAGTTATCAGCAATATAAGCAGCCATACCCTCTTAGACAACAATCGGGCCAAATTTCTAATTCTGGTATGTCTTTAGACGATATTGTTAAGTCTCTTGCCACTAACACTTTGCAATTTCAATAG
- the LOC133862545 gene encoding uncharacterized protein LOC133862545 translates to MATAISKLEAQSSGKLPSQTVINPRENVSSIVLRSGKEIEIPVKATPASSEQEKEKNVVADEDFPNDDDVPKRKFPPLSDYKPVPPFSQALVESRKYERNSDLYETFRRCEVNIPLLDAIKQIPRYAKFLKELCTHKREQKLKGCKKVSVGENVSAVIQRKLHAKCKDPGMFTIPCTIGNMRFEKAMADLGASINVMPYSIYAYLKLGPLLKIGVVIQLADRSIAYPKGVVEDVLVQINDLVFPADFYVLDMENDDQTAHILLGRPFLKTSKAKIDVNSGTITM, encoded by the coding sequence ATGGCGACCGCAATTAGTAAGCTAGAGGCGCAAAGTTCAGGGAAATTACCCTCTCAAACGGTAATAAATCCAAGGGAAAATGTAAGTTCAATCGTTTTGAGAAGTGGTAAAGAGATTGAGATTCCAGTAAAGGCAACCCCTGCATCGTCAgagcaagaaaaggagaaaaacgtCGTTGCAGACGAGGATTTTCCCAATGACGATGACGTACCTAAGCGTAAGTTTCCACCTCTTTCTGATTATAAACCAGTACCTCCTTTTTCTCAGGCTTTAGTAGAATCTAGAAAATATGAGCGAAATTCAGATTTATATGAGACTTTTCGTAGATGCGAGGTAAATATTCCACTTTTAGATGCTATTAAACAAATACCTCGTTATGCTAAATTCCTGAAAGAACTGTGTACACATAAGAGGGAACAAAAACTTAAAGGATGTAAGAAAGTGAGTGTAGGGGAGAATGTTTCTGCagttattcaaagaaaactccATGCGAAGTGCAAAGATCCAGGTATGTTTACTATCCCTTGTACGATAGGTAACATGAGATTTGAGAAGGCCATGGCAGATTTAGGAGCTTCCATCAATGTAATGCCATATTCTATTTATGCTTATTTGAAACTTGGGCCTTTGCTTAAAATTGGTGTTGTGATTCAATTGGCTGATAGATCTATTGCCTATCCTAAGGGTGTAGTTGAGGATGTTCTTGTGCAAATCAATGATTTGGTTTTTCCTGCTGATTTCTatgtgcttgatatggaaaatgATGATCAAACTGCTCATATTTTGTTAGGAAGACCATTCTTGAAGACATCCAAAGCCAAGATAGATGTTAATAGTGGCACAATTACCATGTAA